The Saprospiraceae bacterium genome includes a window with the following:
- a CDS encoding glycosyltransferase, producing MNSQKINIQVYPCSLKNASRILKTSKSLVDLGLVGKDYVWATGEGDGIKTINFGPNQILVMSKLPHDYRKRMRKEIFSLVKMLYFLASYYLGVISLSLKLKPNFITCRRVDLLPFCVLAKLILGKNTKLIYSPHELESEKEGLSNKVKFIFKTIERIFIRFSDSVIVVCEPIKNWYIENYQCKSIYVIRNLPYMAEENLPKTNVLKAKFNLKDSDLLFIYQGILAPARGIPTLLESFSTINSNNIHIVFMGFGILENEILLNSEMYSNIHYQSSVPMNEIVAYTSSADIGIFFINQKVGLSYQYSLPNKFSEYLLAGLPVVVSSNLTYMASLIKDNNLGWVISETDPDSFKNYLTNLQVEDILKKKLNVQRYAKSLSWNLEEKEFINAYK from the coding sequence GTGAATTCACAAAAAATTAATATACAGGTCTATCCTTGTTCTCTTAAAAATGCGAGTAGAATTTTGAAAACAAGTAAAAGCCTTGTCGATTTAGGACTTGTAGGTAAAGATTATGTTTGGGCAACAGGTGAAGGAGATGGGATAAAAACAATAAACTTTGGACCAAACCAGATATTGGTAATGTCCAAATTACCTCATGATTATCGAAAAAGAATGAGAAAAGAAATTTTTTCATTGGTTAAAATGCTTTATTTTTTAGCCAGCTATTATTTGGGTGTTATTTCTTTGTCTTTAAAACTAAAGCCTAACTTTATTACATGCCGGCGAGTAGATTTATTGCCTTTTTGCGTACTTGCAAAGCTAATACTAGGGAAAAATACCAAATTGATATATTCTCCTCATGAACTTGAATCCGAAAAAGAGGGTTTATCAAATAAAGTAAAATTTATTTTTAAAACAATAGAACGTATTTTTATAAGATTCTCGGATAGTGTAATCGTTGTTTGTGAGCCTATAAAGAATTGGTATATTGAAAACTATCAGTGTAAATCTATTTATGTGATAAGAAATCTTCCTTATATGGCAGAGGAAAATCTGCCAAAGACCAATGTTTTAAAAGCGAAATTTAATTTGAAAGATTCTGATTTGTTGTTTATATACCAAGGTATTTTAGCTCCAGCAAGAGGTATACCTACATTGTTGGAATCTTTTTCAACTATCAATAGTAATAATATTCATATTGTTTTTATGGGTTTTGGGATTCTAGAAAATGAAATCTTATTAAATTCGGAGATGTATTCTAATATTCATTACCAAAGCAGTGTTCCTATGAATGAAATAGTTGCCTACACATCTTCTGCTGATATTGGAATATTTTTTATAAATCAGAAGGTTGGTTTAAGTTATCAATATTCCCTTCCAAATAAATTTAGTGAGTACCTGCTGGCTGGTCTTCCAGTAGTGGTCAGTTCTAATTTAACATACATGGCTTCACTGATTAAAGACAATAATTTAGGTTGGGTAATTAGCGAAACGGATCCTGATTCATTTAAAAACTATTTGACGAATTTACAGGTTGAGGATATTCTGAAAAAAAAATTAAATGTTCAGAGGTATGCAAAGTCGCTCTCTTGGAATTTAGAAGAAAAGGAATTTATTAATGCTTATAAATAA
- a CDS encoding right-handed parallel beta-helix repeat-containing protein, whose translation MQNLKTKIFFVSIYLLFFTSCKLNYYGAESRKIYKKIGCTSLTILQKSTPDFVVRNYEELILAINNSLPYQTIYIKDTSIIDLTGKPPIQLKRGVRLVSGNSCKNRGALLFTKDLGHSPAIQCKGDDIKIVGIRLMGPDTSRRIQQMYELIAKNQYYSLPYSHGIRCIGYGKLFVQNCELLGWSYAAIDMESGSGNIIRNNYIHHNQRLGLGYGVALHDAYAIIEENFFNWNRHSVAGSGRLNSGYEIRNNIFGKRSLNYVVDMHGIYDERVKDTIGGTDLHIHHNTFYTTEDGPIVIHGDPINTVKIHHNIFLGHISWDKVFTKGIYFRNGKVKSYKNMFKSDIGEMKFGTALLKSQTGQNILRNIKILKPKFSIE comes from the coding sequence ATGCAAAATTTAAAGACGAAAATATTCTTCGTATCCATTTATTTATTGTTTTTTACTAGTTGTAAACTTAATTATTATGGGGCGGAATCGAGAAAAATTTATAAAAAAATTGGTTGTACATCACTCACAATTTTACAAAAGAGTACTCCAGATTTTGTTGTTAGGAATTACGAAGAATTAATTTTGGCAATAAATAATTCACTACCATATCAAACTATTTATATAAAAGATACTTCCATTATCGATTTAACTGGAAAGCCTCCTATTCAATTAAAAAGAGGAGTTCGTTTGGTTAGTGGGAATTCCTGTAAAAATAGAGGAGCTCTATTGTTTACAAAAGATTTAGGTCACTCCCCCGCTATTCAATGCAAAGGGGATGATATAAAAATTGTTGGGATAAGGTTAATGGGTCCTGATACATCTCGTAGAATTCAACAAATGTATGAATTGATAGCAAAGAATCAATATTATTCTTTGCCTTATTCACACGGTATTCGATGTATTGGATATGGTAAACTTTTTGTTCAAAATTGCGAATTACTTGGTTGGTCTTATGCAGCAATTGATATGGAAAGTGGAAGTGGAAATATTATTCGCAATAATTACATACATCATAATCAAAGATTGGGTCTTGGATATGGTGTAGCATTGCATGACGCTTATGCAATCATTGAAGAAAATTTTTTTAATTGGAATAGGCATAGTGTTGCAGGGAGTGGTAGGTTGAATTCAGGGTATGAAATACGTAATAATATTTTCGGTAAGAGGAGTTTGAACTATGTTGTAGATATGCATGGTATTTATGATGAAAGAGTAAAAGATACTATAGGGGGAACAGATCTACATATTCATCATAATACATTTTATACAACAGAAGATGGACCTATTGTCATTCATGGTGATCCAATAAATACAGTAAAAATCCATCATAATATATTCCTTGGACATATTTCTTGGGACAAAGTTTTTACTAAAGGCATTTATTTTCGAAACGGAAAGGTGAAATCTTACAAAAATATGTTTAAATCAGATATAGGTGAGATGAAGTTTGGTACCGCATTATTAAAAAGTCAAACAGGTCAGAATATTTTGAGAAATATTAAAATACTAAAGCCAAAATTTTCAATTGAGTGA
- the asnB gene encoding asparagine synthase (glutamine-hydrolyzing) yields the protein MCGITAIINVSKGPIGQEEIEEINRLVTHRGPDGEGYYLGGNFALGHRRLSIIDLSAEANQPMSSGSNQLIFNGEIYNYIEIRCELLALGYNFTTCSDTEVILKAYEEWGEECVVRFNGMWAFVLYDEKKEILFCSRDRFGIKPFYLLSTNERFIIGSEIKQLLPYLVERKANIDLVLDFLILGLEEHTSATFFQGIEKLPPSTNLIYNLKSNAVNSYLYHTYIPISNDLNEVQATSLVKDLFETSVRIRMRSDVKVGTCLSGGLDSSIVAALSSQINSRNSAISFYAIHAKSSESDSDESSYAKLVSEETNIDLTIIEPKVEDFFNAIEKVVKIQEEPFGGPSVLFQYFVFKQAQSDNCPVILDGQGGDELFLGYERYYFAIMNNMGFLEKVSFLREISKKSRHGFLKNVLYYLYFNFLSLRKTFIFRRLSFVKKEHLEKYDFSKSMKKLLFSDGIKELQLSELYAYQLPHLLKYEDKNSMSCSIESRLPFLDFDLVKGVLDSDPNLMIKDGWSKYLLRKCFDGLLPDSIIWRKNKRGFEAPESTWLKDKDFFEKEIKESKFIKNLIDVEKINKSIDNRTFWRIYSLAIWSRLLKVNF from the coding sequence ATGTGTGGAATCACGGCAATAATTAATGTTTCTAAAGGCCCTATAGGACAAGAAGAAATAGAAGAGATAAATAGATTGGTTACTCATAGGGGTCCAGATGGTGAAGGGTATTATTTGGGAGGCAATTTTGCATTGGGGCATAGAAGATTGTCGATTATTGACTTATCAGCGGAAGCCAATCAGCCAATGTCTTCAGGTAGCAATCAATTGATTTTTAATGGTGAAATTTATAATTATATTGAAATAAGATGTGAATTGCTCGCTTTGGGATATAATTTTACAACTTGTTCAGATACTGAGGTGATATTAAAGGCATATGAGGAATGGGGTGAAGAATGTGTTGTAAGGTTCAATGGAATGTGGGCGTTTGTTCTTTATGATGAAAAAAAGGAAATCCTTTTTTGTAGCAGGGACAGATTTGGAATTAAGCCTTTTTACCTTTTAAGCACGAATGAGAGATTTATAATTGGATCTGAAATAAAGCAACTTCTACCGTATTTGGTAGAAAGAAAGGCTAATATTGATTTGGTATTGGATTTTCTCATATTAGGTTTAGAAGAGCATACCTCTGCTACTTTTTTTCAAGGAATTGAAAAGTTGCCCCCATCTACCAATTTAATTTATAATCTAAAGTCAAATGCAGTAAATAGCTATTTATATCATACATATATCCCTATATCAAATGATTTGAATGAAGTTCAAGCAACTAGTTTAGTAAAAGATTTGTTTGAGACATCAGTTCGAATTCGAATGCGTTCAGATGTAAAAGTTGGGACATGTCTAAGTGGTGGTTTAGATAGTTCTATCGTTGCTGCTCTTTCTTCACAAATAAATTCTAGAAATTCGGCCATTTCATTTTATGCTATTCACGCTAAATCATCTGAATCAGATAGTGATGAAAGTTCTTATGCAAAATTGGTTTCTGAAGAAACTAATATTGACCTAACAATTATTGAACCTAAGGTTGAAGATTTTTTTAATGCAATTGAAAAGGTAGTAAAGATTCAAGAAGAACCTTTTGGCGGACCATCCGTATTGTTCCAATATTTCGTTTTTAAGCAAGCCCAGAGTGATAATTGCCCTGTTATCTTAGATGGTCAAGGTGGCGATGAGCTTTTTTTAGGATATGAACGTTATTATTTTGCAATAATGAATAATATGGGTTTTCTGGAAAAAGTATCTTTTTTGAGAGAAATTTCTAAAAAATCCCGCCACGGATTTTTGAAAAATGTATTGTACTATTTATATTTTAATTTCTTAAGTCTTAGAAAAACTTTTATATTTAGAAGATTATCTTTTGTAAAGAAGGAACATTTAGAAAAGTATGATTTTTCTAAATCCATGAAGAAATTATTATTTTCTGATGGCATTAAAGAACTTCAATTAAGTGAGTTATATGCCTATCAGCTCCCTCACCTCTTAAAATATGAAGATAAAAATTCCATGAGCTGCAGTATTGAATCGAGATTACCTTTTTTAGATTTTGATTTAGTAAAAGGTGTTTTGGATAGTGATCCAAATTTGATGATAAAAGATGGATGGTCTAAATATTTATTAAGAAAATGCTTTGATGGTCTTCTTCCAGACTCTATTATATGGAGAAAAAATAAAAGAGGTTTTGAAGCGCCAGAAAGTACATGGTTAAAAGACAAAGACTTTTTTGAAAAAGAAATAAAAGAGTCAAAGTTTATAAAAAATTTAATTGATGTTGAAAAAATCAATAAAAGTATTGATAACCGAACTTTTTGGAGAATATATAGTCTAGCCATTTGGTCAAGATTGTTGAAAGTGAATTTTTGA